GCATAGTACTCGTACTCGTAGGACCTGTTGTTGTTGTCGTTGTCGTTGTCGTAGCAGGTAAGCCATTCAAATCAGGTCTGACAATAATTCTCACAGTTGAACTTAATCCAGCATATGTAGCAGTTGATGAAATAACCCTGTACCGGTTCACACTCCCGACAGAATTGTTTGTCAGCGTATCATCAAAAGCAGTATTGTAAACAGACGAAGTCGTCGGTGGTCGCACATTATTGACTGAGACATTTACGGTTGCATATGTTCCAATGACACTTGCCGGCACAGCACTGACTTTGGCCGTACCATCGACAGTGGTATCATCAAACGACGAAACTGTACCTGCTTTGAAATTTGAATCCAATTGAGCAGCTACATAATCCAACCCAGCCTCGGCAGAGCTACGGACAGTTGACCAATAGCGGAATTCTGCCGCTTTTTGTATGACTGGTAATGACACCGACGCAGTCATAAGCATCCACGCACCAGCTACAACGCTAAAAACAGTGACAGCGACTATCGAATAACCGTCATCTCGATTCGAACCTTTCACCCTCTTAGGTTTGGCATTCGGATTATGCTCTGAAGCTTGCATTAAAGCAGAGACCTTTCTACAAATGTCCCCCGCTTTATTATTGAGCCGTTTCAGAACTGTTCTCACCGGTCCCCTCTCCTGGCTTCCCAAGACATCAACCGTCTACTTCCAGCCTATTACACATACCTCTTGTCAACTTATAATTGCTCTCATAATAAGCAAACTATAATGAGCTAGATCCCTGCAGATCGCCTTACTACTGGTTTCAACATCACTAACTGACCCATTTTGTTTGTTATCTCAACCCTCCTAGATTGTTGTAAGAGTGTTGTTGCGCAAGAAAATCTCGCTCTTGATTCCAATCGTGCTTCGATTTCTCGCTTGCACTGACTCATGCCGCCGTAATTCAAAATTGACTATTACTCCTGTGTAATTCGACATTTGATCGGCTAGCACCGTGTCTTGCGGTATACCAGCACTGGTCAAAAACTGAAACGTCTTGGGGGTTTCGGTCGCATTATCCATAGGACCAATTATTCCCCGCAAAAGCGTTCTTGGTGGATTCAACACTGGTCTGGTTGAGTTATTGCCGGGAAAGCTGGCCACCTGCAACATAAACGTGCCTGGATCAGTGCTATCAGGTAAAACTTGATAGACGTAGGTATCCGTATTATCCAGCGTTCCAATTTTTTGGGGAAAACCATTCGAGTCAAAAATTGGAACCTGTATTATCAAACAGGTGTTGGAAATGGTATATGGATGACTGGGCCAAGGCGAGCCTGGCCATCCGCCAGCTGGAGCCTGCCCAGCACCATATATGGGATTACTTGGAGTGGCAGGAAAGTAGCCGACGCTAATTTCCGGATTGTCGCCAGGCTCGCGCGTAATATCACCGATATTGCGGCCCATTCTCACGTCACCAGCAATTCTATCGATAGCTAATCTGGCTGCATTCAGACTGTCCACCTTGTTGAATAATTTCCACGAGCCTTGACTGTTCATGAACAAAAGTTCGGCTGTTCCTGCAGAAATGATGCCAATGATCATTACTGATACCAGCATCTCTACCAGCGAGAGCCCGCTTGTCCTCTGTCTTGCATTATTTAGTGCTAAAAATGTACTCATAAAAACCTCTCAATTATGAATACCGTTTCGCGAGATAAACGTGCTGACTGTATAGGTCTTATTCATCTTAATTTCGGTCCAATTGACCGTAATATCTACTTTGACACCATTAGGAAGAACCGCTCCTGCAGCGTCGGTATAGCTACCCCAACCAGCATTGGTTAGCATTTCTGTTACGGTGCCGACAAACTTGTTATTTTCCGCGTCCGTTGACCAGTCCAAATTAGTCAAGTCCAGCATTAGAGGTCTGGTATTTACCGGATTTCCAGAATTCGAGCTGTTGATATTTAGCGTATAAGTACTGCCAACCAAACCAGACAAAACCGCATAGTCAGTGTTTCTGGCGTTATCTATAAGTTCCTGTCCAATAGCTGCCGCAACAATCTGATTTTGTCCGCTGCTTGTCAGCTTGAGCGTCTGAGACATATTTTCTGCCAGCGCTGCTGCTAATAGGCTTGAAATAAAAACCGCTACTAAAAGCTCAACCAAATAGATACCAGAATTCGACCGGACATTTCCAGCATTCAAACGTACAGACTGTAGATTACGTCCCATACGCATATTCGCCTTAACAATCAAGGTCCGGCGCAACATCCGTACCCCATACCCAATATTCCACAAAATCGCTTGAAAACCATCACGCACAAGGGTTATTGGATTATTATTGAAGGATATTAATCTTTAGGGGATGGAAATCAGACCCTGCTCGCTAACTAGAACATGCTTCGTGGTGAGCCCATGGCGAATTGTAAATGAGACTTGCCCGTCCGGTACCCCTTGCGGATCAATACGAACTGCACCCGACAACGTCAGTCCTTTGGGCATAAATATCCGACTATCACCGCCACTGGGGGGTAAATATCTAACCACGTAGGAAGCTGGAAATCTTTGATCAGGTAATCGAGCTTCTAATATCGCGCAAGTGTTCGTTTTATGCGCCCGTTCTTTTATCTGACGCAAGGTAGCGGCAAGTTTGGCTGATTCGGAAACCATCGCCAATTGAGATGTAATCTCATCACAGGCAGAGTAGACCGCAAATGGGAGAAGCAACAGAACAATCAAAATCATTAACCGCTCAAAATACCAGGTAGTACGCCAGTAATTTAAGGCCTTCTGACGCCAGGTAATTTTGACAATCGGCTTGGCAAGTTTTGTATATGAGCCGCTTTGCCGAATGTCTGTCACTTATCACCTAGGCAGTTGTTACTGAGGCAGCCGATTCCAACTTGAGTTCGGCAATCATCTGATCGCGCATAACAAACTTTTGAATCTTGCCTGTCACAGTCTTGGGATATGAACTGACAAATTTCACATAGCGTGGCACCTTAAAATGGGCAACGCGCGTCTTAAGCCAGGTTTTTATCTCATTTCCCTCAGCAACAACTCCTTCTTTGAGTTGAATCCAGGCGCAGACTTCTTCACCAAAATGCTTGTCCGGCACTCCAAAAATCTGTGCTTGCGCAATCTTTTCATGCACATGCAAGACTTCTTCAATTTCGCGCGGATAGATATTTTCGCCGCCACGAATAATCATATCTTTCTTACGGCCGGTGATGTTCAGATGACCGGCTTCATTGAGCACACCTAAATCACCTGTGTGCAACCAGCGTCCTGCATCTATGGCATCGTCTGTCGCTTGCTTGTTGTGCCAATAACCAAGCATGACGTTATAACCACGTGTGCAAACTTCACCTTGTTGCCCGCGCGGCAATAATGCACCTGTTTCAGCATCGACAACCTTGCACTCAACATGCGGTAAAACGCTGCCCACGGTTGTTGTTCTGACTTCAAGCGAATCAGTAGCCGATGTCACTGTAATTAAGGGCGAAGCTTCTGTCAGTCCGTAGAAGATAACGACTTTCGTCATATGCATTTTGTCGGCAACTTCTTCCATTAGTTTGACTGGGCAAGGAGCCCCTGCCATAAAGCCGCCGACAAGACTAGTTAAATCAAACTGGGTAAACTGCGGATGCTCGAGCTGATCGATGTACATCGTCGGCACACCGCATAAGTGCGTGCATCTTTCAGCAGCTACAGCAGTAAGAGTAGCTTCCGGATCAAAATGTGGATTAGGCACAACTACACAGCCGCCACGAATAAGCGTCATTATGGTGCCTGTAACCATGCCACCACAATGATAAAAAGGCATAGCTACGCAATAGCGAGTTTTGTTGTTTAGCTCCAGTGCGCGGCCTGCAAACCAGGCATTGTTGAGCAAATTATGGTGCGACAGCGTTACACCTTTTGGAAAACCGGTTGTGCCCGATGTGTATTGGATATTGACGGCATCATCGAACTGCAATGACTCACTTCTTGCCTCCAACTCAGCTTGAGGCAAATCTTCGCCAATTTTCAAAACTTCCTCAAAACCAAGCGCCGGTCCTTCTATTTTTTTAGTTGAGCAAATAACAACAACTTGCTCGAGAGGCAGAATATCGTCGGCTTTTTCACTGTCCTGTCCGGCACCTAAAAGAGACGGCTTCAGGGCTTTTACCATCTCTAAATACTCATGGTCTTTAAACCCGGGGCGGCAGATGAGCAACTTCATTTGCGATTGCTTCAAAACATACTGCAATTCTTCTTTGCGGTATGCCGGATTTATATTGACCAGGATGGCTCCGACTTTTGCCAGAGCAAATTGACAGATAACCCATTCGGCACAGTTGGTTGACCAGATGCCGACGCGGTCTCCTTTGGCTATTCCCAGCTTCATAAGTCCACGGGCAAACAGGTCCACTTGAACCTTCAACTGCTTGAAGGTAAAGCGTAAGTCTTGCTTGGGGCTTACTAGAGCCTCACCCTGAGCATTTTCGCAGACTACCTTATCCAGCCAGGCGCCCAAAGTATGTCCAAGCAAGGGCTCATCGCAAGCCCCGTGCTCATAGCTCAATTTCGAATCTGCAATTATGTCCGCCACTTGAATCTTCAGGTCTAATTTCTAAATTACATGGGAAACGCTTCAGCGCCACCCAATATTAATACCTTATCGAGATCCTTGTGCGCCCGCTTGGCAGCTTTGGGCTTACCGGCAACCACTTGGCGACGTACTACTTTCTTATAGGTCTTGTTGTTATAGGTCCCGTTGAGGGTTTCTAATGCCTTGCTCAGTGCCGGGTCAACAATCGACGCCTTACCAACTTCAGCGGAGGCTGCCGTTACGCTTATTAGGCTTAGAGCTATTGCCAGGTTTATTACCTTAATCACAATTTTTCCCCTCGTTGGGTCCAGTTCCGGTAGTCTGTGAGGAGTATAGATTGGAAGCAACCAAAAGAAAAGGGAAAAAACACGTATGCGGCTTAAACAATTTTCCTTAGACTGCCTGTCACACTTCTCCTACCTAGTTGCCGATAATACAGAGGGTATCGCTTGTGTAATTGATCCCCAACGTGATATCGACATTTATCTGGAAGAGGCCCAAAAGGCTAACCTAACTATTAAGTACGTCGTTTTGACCCACTGTCACGCTGACTTTGCTTCCGGTCATCTAGAGCTTGCCGCAAAGACCAAGGCGACTGTCGCCATGGGTGCTAAATCCGACGCAAAGTTCCCATTCCAAGGGCTTTTTGAAGGAAACTTATTGGAATTAGGCAAAAATGTAACACTGAAGGTACTTGAGACACCCGGTCACACCCCTGAATCCATCTGCATTTTGGCTTACGACAAGAGCGAATCAGACAAACCATATGCTGTTTTTACAGGTGACACACTCTTTTTAGGCGATGTAGGCCGTCCGGATTTGCTAGCTTCTAAAGGTCTAAAAGCAGATGATCTAGCTTCAATGCTCTACGATTCATTGCAGACAAAGCTCTTGAATCTGCCTGATGAGACTATCGTCTATCCCGCTCACGGAGCCGGTTCTGCCTGTGGGAAAAATCTGAGCAAGGATTCTTTCTCGACGATGGCTGTGCAGAAACTTACAAACTGGGCACTTAAGGAGAAGAACAAAGACGCCTTCATAAAAGAGCTCGTTAGCTGCCAAACAAGCCCGCCTAAGTACTTCTCTTTCACTGCTTCATACAACAAAACCAATCACGAGCTTTTAGACAACTCATTGGCAGGCAAGCTGAGACCCTTAAGCCTCAAGGAGCTATTAGCTGTAAAAGACGCTCAAATACTCGATGTGCGCACAGCTAATGAATTTGCTCAAGGTCATATAAAGGACAGTATCAATGTCGGACTGGGAGGAAAATACGCCAACTGGTGTGGCGCTATTTTGTCTCCCGAATTACCCATAGTAATAATTGCCAATAAAGGTGATGAGCGGCAAGCCGCCATGCGTCTTGGTCGCATAGGCTTCGACAATGTCGCCGGCTTCTTAAATGACCTATCTGAAATACCGGCAAGTGATGTTTGTCGGTCAGTTACGCGTCTAGGTTCACACGAGCTTCAGCAAGCAGTAGCCGATGGCTCTCATACAGTGCTGGATGTAAGAACTGAATCCGAGTATTACGGTGGTCATATTGAAGGCTCAGTTCATGTCCCCTTAGCCGAACTAAAAGAGCGACTGAGCCATGTCCCCCAAAATAAAAGGCTGGCAGTCGTTTGCGCCGGCGGTTATCGTTCTTCAATAGCAGCCAGTTATCTGCGTAAACACGGCTTCACGCAAATAACCGACTTAATTGGTGGCATGGGCGCCTACGTCAAAGACGTCGGCTTAAGACCAAAGACCTAACCTTGCGGTTTATCCTCTGACTTGACCATTTCTACATCCAGTGTAATCTTCACGTCGTCGCCAACCATAGCTCCGCCGTTATCTAAAGCAGCATTGTAAGAAATTCCGAAGTCCTTACGATTTAGTTTGGCTGTGGCAGATGTTCCGGTGCGAGTTTTGCCGTGCGCATTTACTATGGGACCCATTGCTTCCGCATCAAGTGTCACCTCTTTAGAAACACCATGCATGGTCAAAGTGCCGAGAATTTTGAAACCATCTTTTGTTTGAGTGATTTTCCTCGACTTAAAAGTAATTGTCGGATATTTATCTACTTCAAAAAAATCTTTGCTCTTTAAGTGCTCATCACGTTTCGGCTCGTTGGTATCGATGCTGTTCACGTCAATCACAGCTTCAACAGTGGCTTTCGGCAGGTTCTTTCCATCGTATTGAACATTGCCTGATACTTTGCCGAATGAACCATTGACGTTGGAAATCATCATGTGTTTAATAGAAAATCTTGCCGATGAATGCGCCGGATCAATTGTCCAACCATTCGCTGTGGCAATTTGTTCCTTAGCAGCAACAGGTAGGCTGAGACCTACAAGCATGGCAGAGACAATAAGAGTTCTAGTAATGTTCGTCATTTCATTCTCCAATTAAGTAGTGAGATCGAGATCCTAATTTAGTAATGGGTCACCTAGACTTTTAATAGAGATCTGCCTTCAATAAGTACAGGCAGTCCGCGAATAATACAAAAGACGCACGAAACATAAACAAGTGCCATGGCGATTTCCGGCACGGCAGTTGTCTCACATTTTTCCGTATGGGCGGCAATCACCAAGCAAAAGGCAGCGGCTTTAGCAATTGCATAGCTAAAGCGACTGAAATTAGACGCCACAAGAAACTTGCCTAGACCTGATTGCATCATGGTTGTTTTACCAAATGCAGTAAAGCCTTGTTCGCTTGCTACTTGTCTTATCGCATCGACAAAAGTTCCTCTAATCAAATAGAGCAGTGGCACCCAAACAGGAATCCAGGAAAGCGCAGAAAAGGCTATCCAGTAAGCCATTTCCACAGCCCTGTCGCCGACTATATCAAGCATCGCGCCAAACTTGGATGTTTGATTCAGTTTGCGCGCAAAATAACCATCAAGGCCATCACCCCAAATAACCAATGCCGTCAAAACAAAGGCTATCCACCGCCAAGTATCACCGGGCAGCCAAAGCAAGGCAAGGGTCCCCAGTGCTAAAAACACTCTGGATACTGTTATTACATTGGCTACGTTAATCACGTTTTTTAAACGTCCAGGTTGCCCACTAAGTGCGCATTACGCTCAATGAATTCACGACGCGGTCCTACAGCTTCACCCATCAAAAGGTCAAAGACGTGGTCGGCTTCAGAAGCATCTTCAATGGTTACCTTCTTCAGGGTGCGTGTTTCCGGATTCATTGTTGTATCCCAGAGCTGCTCGGGCATCATTTCGCCCAAACCTTTGAATCGCTGGATAACTGCTTTATCGCCCAACTCAGCTAAAACTGCTTCCAGTTTATGCTCGTTGTAGCAATACTCAATACGCTTACCTTTTTCTACTTTATAGAGTGGCGGCTGGGCGATGTATACATAGCCTTGCTCAACCATCGGCTTGGCATAACGGAAGAAGAATGTCAAAAGCAATGTTCGGATGTGGCTACCGTCGACATCAGCATCGGTCATGATAATCACTTTGTGATATCTGAGCTTGCCGAGATCAAGGTTTTCTGCGTTCGGACGCAAAAGACCGGAACCCTTACCACCACCATTTTCTTCGTCTTCCTTAACGGATAGTCCAAGTCCCTGAATCATCGCTTGCACTTCAGCGTTTTCGTAAATTCTTGTTGGCTGAACACGTTCAACGTTCAAGATTTTGCCGCGCAGAGGAAGAATAGCTTGGAACTGCCTATTGCGACCTTGCTTAGCAGAGCCACCGGCGGAATCACCTTCTACAAGGTAGATTTCACACTTAGCCGGATCTCTGTCTGAACAGTCGGCTAGTTTGCCCGGCAACGAGGAATTTTCCAAAGCCGACTGACGGCGAACAAGAATTTTAGCCTTGTGCGCTGCTTCGCGCGCAGTGCGCGCTTGAATGGCTTTGCCGATAATTTCCTTGCTTTGCTTCGGATTTAATTCCAGCCAATCAGAAAGGTTGTCTGTCGTCACCGATTGAGTAATACCTTGCACTTCTCGGTTGCCCAAACGTTCTTTTGTTTGACCTTCAAATTGTGGTTCAGGCACTTTGACGCTGACGATAGCCGTCAAGCCTTCGCGAACATCTTCACCGCTAAAGTTGGAATCGGATTCTTTAACAAGTCCGCTCTTCCGTGCGTAATCGTTAATGACGCGAGTGAGCGCATTGCGGAAACCGGTTAAGTGCGTGCCACCATCGTGAGTATTGATATTATTCACGAATGTATAAATGGATTCTGAGTACATATCAGTCCATTGCAACGCGCACTCGACGACAACATTGTCTTTGGCAATTTCAAAGTAAACAGGAGGTTTGTGCAATGCGGTACGAGTATCATTGAGGTATTCAACGTAACTGGCAATACCACCTTCGTAGTAGAAGGTATCGCTCTTGTCGGAGCGCTTATCGGAAAGAGTCATGCGCAGTCCCTTGTTAAGGAACGACATTTCCCTAAGACGAGTAACCAACACATCATGGTCCATGACAATTTTTGTGCGCTCGCCTTCTTCATTGACGTCATGGAAAATCTGATCGTCCGGCCAGAAGGTAACTTTGGTGCCTGTCTTATCAGTCGAGCCGATTACTTCCAGTCCGCCGGAAGCATTACCACGCTTGTATTCTTGTCTATAGACTTTGTTGTCGCGTGAAACTTCAACAACAAGACGCTCCGACAACGCGTTTACAACTGAGGCTCCAACGCCGTGCAAACCACCTGATACTTTGTAGACGCCACCGCCGAATTTGCCGCCGGCGTGCAAGACGGTAAATACTGTTTCGACACCGCTCTTGCCTGTCTTTGCTACTTTATCGACAGGGATACCGCGTCCATCGTCGGTTACGGTTACGGAGTTGTCTTCGTTGATTGTGACTTCAATGTTCTTACAAAAACCGGCAAGCGCTTCGTCAACCGAGTTGTCTACAATTTCATAGACAAGGTGGTGCAAGCCACGTGGTCCTGTCGAACCGATGTACATACCAGGACGCTTTCTGACTGCTTCCAAACCTTCCAAAACATCGATTGTAGCGGCTGTATAATCGCCACCACCTTTGCCCTTGGATTTGCTTTCTGTTTCAGCTGCCATATCTTCCACTTCTTTGGTTTTTGCCATTTGAATTTCACACTTGATTCGATAGTCAATTTATGTATTCGCTCAGGGCACATCACGCGCGTTGAGCGCAAACTGGAAACTGCCCTCAAAAAGGGTTCGTCCAGCTCACGGGGATATTTTAACACCAAATGAGTCTAAATTTGAGTCCTAGAAATAGATAGCAGAAACGATATCTACGGATATATAGCCACTGAGATACAATATTAACTTGTCTATAGGTAAAGCCGCCCGACAAGGCGCTGGAAGCCCCAATTCATGGAAGTTTTCTACGATTTTAAACCCGGCCTCATAAAGCAATCGGCACTTGCCTTGGGTTTCTTTGACGGTGTTCATCCAGGACATCAAGTAGTCATCAAAAAAGCCTTAGAAGAAGCACGCCGACTAAAAGTCACGCCGGCAATTGTCACCTTTACCGATCATCCGCGCTCACTGACAACAGGCAGCGCGCCTAAACTTCTCACACTTGTTGAACAAAGGCTGAAATTATTTGAAGAACTGGGAATCGAAGCCGCTTTAGCGCTGACCTTCCGCGAAGAGATATGCAAAATGACGCCTCAAGAATATGTGCAGAAGGTGCTTGTAGAAGCAATGGGTGCCAAGTCAATTTCTGTCGGCGTCAATCATCGTTTCGGACGCAATCGAGAAGGCAACCCGGACTTACTGGCTGAGCTGGGCAAAGTTCACGACTTTTCCGTGCACACTCAGAAGATGGTAATGGAGGACAACCTCGATGTATCCAGCTCGGTAATACGCCAGGCAATCATGGAAGGAAACGTAGAATTGGCGCAAAAACTCATGCAACGCCCGCATGCCATTCTAGCCCAAGTCGTCAGAGGCGATCAAAGAGGCAGACTGCTGGGATTCCCCACAGCCAACTTAGCTGTTTCTGCCGTGCAGGTAATTCCCAAGACAGGTGTTTATGCCGGCTTCTACAAAGACGATTCAGGCATTCATCCCTCAGTCATAAATATCGGCTATCGTCCAACTGTGACAAATGACTCGAAGCTGACAATAGAAGCGCACATTCTTGATTTCGATAAGGATATTTACGACAAGGAAGTTGCCTTTGAGTTTTGTCACCGCTTACGTGACGAAATGAAGTTTAATGGAATTGAAGAGCTTAAGGCTCAGATACAGGCTGACTGTCAAAAGGCACGTCAATTACTCACAACTCAATGCAAGTAAAAGAAGTCACCCTAAATAATTACCGCAACTACAAACAAGTAGAAGTTCAACTTGCCCCCGGCAAGAACATACTTATCGGTGACAATGCGCAAGGCAAAAGCAACTTCCTGGAAGCAATAGAAGTTTCCTCTCGCGGCAAATCCGCGCGAACAAGTGATGACTTTGAACTAATTGCCTGGAAAAAATCGCCCATGCAATTAAAAGTCGTCTTTGAGCGCGGCGGCTATGACGAGGAAATTGCCATTAGCCTAAACAGGCCGGATACGGCAAGCCGTTTGGAAAAGCGCGTCACAATTAACGGAGTCAAGCCTCCTTCAACAAAAGCACTTTTCGGCAAACTTGTAAGCGTGACATTTTCCACGCAAGACTTGTCCATGCTGCGTGACGGTCCCAAATTTCGCCGTGATTGGATTGACACCATTCTCTTCAGCCTGACGCCCAGCTATCAGGACACTTTGAGTAATTATCAAAAGGTAGTCACTCAGCGCAACAGACTGCTTAAGACAATATTTGAAAAAGGCCGTGTCACAGTTTCCGATCAAGATCAATTAATTGTTTGGGACAAGCAGTTAGCTCACTATGGCTCAACTATTATTAGAAGCCGCATAAAGCTTTTAAAAGAACTTTTGCCTCTAGCAGAAAAATACCAGTCACACCTGTCAAAAGAAAGTGAGCTGCTCACAGCCGATTATCT
The Candidatus Obscuribacterales bacterium DNA segment above includes these coding regions:
- a CDS encoding prepilin-type N-terminal cleavage/methylation domain-containing protein, which codes for MSTFLALNNARQRTSGLSLVEMLVSVMIIGIISAGTAELLFMNSQGSWKLFNKVDSLNAARLAIDRIAGDVRMGRNIGDITREPGDNPEISVGYFPATPSNPIYGAGQAPAGGWPGSPWPSHPYTISNTCLIIQVPIFDSNGFPQKIGTLDNTDTYVYQVLPDSTDPGTFMLQVASFPGNNSTRPVLNPPRTLLRGIIGPMDNATETPKTFQFLTSAGIPQDTVLADQMSNYTGVIVNFELRRHESVQARNRSTIGIKSEIFLRNNTLTTI
- a CDS encoding type II secretion system GspH family protein, coding for MGRNLQSVRLNAGNVRSNSGIYLVELLVAVFISSLLAAALAENMSQTLKLTSSGQNQIVAAAIGQELIDNARNTDYAVLSGLVGSTYTLNINSSNSGNPVNTRPLMLDLTNLDWSTDAENNKFVGTVTEMLTNAGWGSYTDAAGAVLPNGVKVDITVNWTEIKMNKTYTVSTFISRNGIHN
- a CDS encoding AMP-binding protein: MADIIADSKLSYEHGACDEPLLGHTLGAWLDKVVCENAQGEALVSPKQDLRFTFKQLKVQVDLFARGLMKLGIAKGDRVGIWSTNCAEWVICQFALAKVGAILVNINPAYRKEELQYVLKQSQMKLLICRPGFKDHEYLEMVKALKPSLLGAGQDSEKADDILPLEQVVVICSTKKIEGPALGFEEVLKIGEDLPQAELEARSESLQFDDAVNIQYTSGTTGFPKGVTLSHHNLLNNAWFAGRALELNNKTRYCVAMPFYHCGGMVTGTIMTLIRGGCVVVPNPHFDPEATLTAVAAERCTHLCGVPTMYIDQLEHPQFTQFDLTSLVGGFMAGAPCPVKLMEEVADKMHMTKVVIFYGLTEASPLITVTSATDSLEVRTTTVGSVLPHVECKVVDAETGALLPRGQQGEVCTRGYNVMLGYWHNKQATDDAIDAGRWLHTGDLGVLNEAGHLNITGRKKDMIIRGGENIYPREIEEVLHVHEKIAQAQIFGVPDKHFGEEVCAWIQLKEGVVAEGNEIKTWLKTRVAHFKVPRYVKFVSSYPKTVTGKIQKFVMRDQMIAELKLESAASVTTA
- a CDS encoding MBL fold metallo-hydrolase, producing MRLKQFSLDCLSHFSYLVADNTEGIACVIDPQRDIDIYLEEAQKANLTIKYVVLTHCHADFASGHLELAAKTKATVAMGAKSDAKFPFQGLFEGNLLELGKNVTLKVLETPGHTPESICILAYDKSESDKPYAVFTGDTLFLGDVGRPDLLASKGLKADDLASMLYDSLQTKLLNLPDETIVYPAHGAGSACGKNLSKDSFSTMAVQKLTNWALKEKNKDAFIKELVSCQTSPPKYFSFTASYNKTNHELLDNSLAGKLRPLSLKELLAVKDAQILDVRTANEFAQGHIKDSINVGLGGKYANWCGAILSPELPIVIIANKGDERQAAMRLGRIGFDNVAGFLNDLSEIPASDVCRSVTRLGSHELQQAVADGSHTVLDVRTESEYYGGHIEGSVHVPLAELKERLSHVPQNKRLAVVCAGGYRSSIAASYLRKHGFTQITDLIGGMGAYVKDVGLRPKT
- a CDS encoding YceI family protein; this translates as MTNITRTLIVSAMLVGLSLPVAAKEQIATANGWTIDPAHSSARFSIKHMMISNVNGSFGKVSGNVQYDGKNLPKATVEAVIDVNSIDTNEPKRDEHLKSKDFFEVDKYPTITFKSRKITQTKDGFKILGTLTMHGVSKEVTLDAEAMGPIVNAHGKTRTGTSATAKLNRKDFGISYNAALDNGGAMVGDDVKITLDVEMVKSEDKPQG
- a CDS encoding CDP-alcohol phosphatidyltransferase family protein — protein: MINVANVITVSRVFLALGTLALLWLPGDTWRWIAFVLTALVIWGDGLDGYFARKLNQTSKFGAMLDIVGDRAVEMAYWIAFSALSWIPVWVPLLYLIRGTFVDAIRQVASEQGFTAFGKTTMMQSGLGKFLVASNFSRFSYAIAKAAAFCLVIAAHTEKCETTAVPEIAMALVYVSCVFCIIRGLPVLIEGRSLLKV
- the gyrB gene encoding DNA topoisomerase (ATP-hydrolyzing) subunit B, producing MAAETESKSKGKGGGDYTAATIDVLEGLEAVRKRPGMYIGSTGPRGLHHLVYEIVDNSVDEALAGFCKNIEVTINEDNSVTVTDDGRGIPVDKVAKTGKSGVETVFTVLHAGGKFGGGVYKVSGGLHGVGASVVNALSERLVVEVSRDNKVYRQEYKRGNASGGLEVIGSTDKTGTKVTFWPDDQIFHDVNEEGERTKIVMDHDVLVTRLREMSFLNKGLRMTLSDKRSDKSDTFYYEGGIASYVEYLNDTRTALHKPPVYFEIAKDNVVVECALQWTDMYSESIYTFVNNINTHDGGTHLTGFRNALTRVINDYARKSGLVKESDSNFSGEDVREGLTAIVSVKVPEPQFEGQTKERLGNREVQGITQSVTTDNLSDWLELNPKQSKEIIGKAIQARTAREAAHKAKILVRRQSALENSSLPGKLADCSDRDPAKCEIYLVEGDSAGGSAKQGRNRQFQAILPLRGKILNVERVQPTRIYENAEVQAMIQGLGLSVKEDEENGGGKGSGLLRPNAENLDLGKLRYHKVIIMTDADVDGSHIRTLLLTFFFRYAKPMVEQGYVYIAQPPLYKVEKGKRIEYCYNEHKLEAVLAELGDKAVIQRFKGLGEMMPEQLWDTTMNPETRTLKKVTIEDASEADHVFDLLMGEAVGPRREFIERNAHLVGNLDV
- a CDS encoding bifunctional riboflavin kinase/FAD synthetase, with the translated sequence MEVFYDFKPGLIKQSALALGFFDGVHPGHQVVIKKALEEARRLKVTPAIVTFTDHPRSLTTGSAPKLLTLVEQRLKLFEELGIEAALALTFREEICKMTPQEYVQKVLVEAMGAKSISVGVNHRFGRNREGNPDLLAELGKVHDFSVHTQKMVMEDNLDVSSSVIRQAIMEGNVELAQKLMQRPHAILAQVVRGDQRGRLLGFPTANLAVSAVQVIPKTGVYAGFYKDDSGIHPSVINIGYRPTVTNDSKLTIEAHILDFDKDIYDKEVAFEFCHRLRDEMKFNGIEELKAQIQADCQKARQLLTTQCK
- the recF gene encoding DNA replication/repair protein RecF codes for the protein MQVKEVTLNNYRNYKQVEVQLAPGKNILIGDNAQGKSNFLEAIEVSSRGKSARTSDDFELIAWKKSPMQLKVVFERGGYDEEIAISLNRPDTASRLEKRVTINGVKPPSTKALFGKLVSVTFSTQDLSMLRDGPKFRRDWIDTILFSLTPSYQDTLSNYQKVVTQRNRLLKTIFEKGRVTVSDQDQLIVWDKQLAHYGSTIIRSRIKLLKELLPLAEKYQSHLSKESELLTADYLSTAASFDESSEAEIADTLMTILKKCRAEEIARKQTVVGPHRDDITFNLNGASALAFASQGQQRSLVLSLKLAELDLIKNKLNESPVLLLDDVLAELDVDRQGLLMSALNGDMQTIITTTHLSKFEPEWLNEANIFSVTAGQVEKAQAIV